The Paenibacillus sp. FSL R7-0204 genome includes a region encoding these proteins:
- a CDS encoding xylulokinase yields MDQNIKQAILKGETSLGIEFGSTRIKAVLINEGFETVASGSYEWENLLEGGYWTYPLTDIINGLQAAYREMKQEVAQKYGVTVTTVGSIGFSAMMHGYMAFDSAGELLVPFRTWRNATTGAAAKELTELFQFNIPERWTIAHLYQAILNGEEHVPQATFVTTLGGYIHWLLTGSKAIGIGDASGVFPIDEASQNYHPAMVSQFDELIAAKNYPWKLSDLLPEVYAAGEQAGVLTEAGARLLDESGDLLAGIPLCPPEGDAGTGMVATNSVRKRTGNISVGTSVFAMIVLEKDLTAVYPEIDMVTTPDGSPVGMVHANNCSSDINAWVGLFREFSEAMGFKADPAQLFSVLFNKALEADADGGGLLSYGYFSGENITGLEKGRPLFVRSPESRFTLGNFMRTHLFSAFGALKIGMDILTLKEQVSIDSILAHGGLFKTPVVGQRIVAAAMNVPVSVMATAGEGGAWGMAILASYMKNRAQQERLDDFLDQKVFKDIEGETIHPVAADVKGFELFMERYTAGLAIEQAAVDHLVENGGN; encoded by the coding sequence ATGGATCAGAACATCAAGCAAGCGATACTTAAGGGAGAGACATCACTGGGTATCGAATTTGGGTCCACACGTATCAAGGCCGTCCTGATTAATGAGGGATTCGAGACGGTTGCATCCGGAAGTTATGAGTGGGAGAACCTGCTGGAAGGCGGGTACTGGACGTATCCCCTCACCGATATCATCAATGGGCTGCAAGCGGCTTACCGTGAGATGAAGCAGGAGGTTGCACAGAAATACGGGGTTACGGTTACTACTGTCGGTTCGATCGGATTCTCAGCAATGATGCATGGATATATGGCCTTTGACAGCGCGGGCGAGCTGCTGGTTCCGTTCCGGACCTGGCGTAATGCTACAACCGGTGCGGCGGCCAAGGAATTAACAGAGCTGTTCCAGTTCAATATTCCGGAGCGCTGGACCATTGCCCACCTATATCAGGCTATTCTGAACGGGGAAGAGCATGTTCCACAGGCAACGTTCGTAACGACGCTGGGCGGATACATCCATTGGCTGCTCACCGGCAGCAAGGCGATCGGGATTGGCGATGCCTCCGGGGTCTTCCCTATAGATGAGGCTTCGCAGAATTACCATCCGGCTATGGTCAGCCAGTTCGATGAGCTGATTGCCGCTAAGAATTACCCTTGGAAGCTGAGTGATCTTCTGCCGGAGGTCTACGCTGCAGGCGAGCAGGCTGGTGTGTTAACAGAAGCCGGAGCGAGACTGCTGGATGAGTCCGGGGACCTGCTGGCAGGCATTCCGCTCTGTCCGCCGGAAGGCGATGCCGGAACAGGAATGGTCGCCACGAACAGTGTCCGCAAACGGACCGGTAATATCTCTGTAGGCACCTCCGTATTCGCCATGATCGTACTGGAGAAGGATCTTACAGCGGTATACCCTGAGATTGACATGGTAACCACCCCGGATGGCAGTCCGGTGGGAATGGTGCATGCCAACAACTGCTCCAGCGATATCAACGCCTGGGTCGGCTTGTTCCGGGAATTCTCGGAGGCGATGGGCTTCAAGGCTGATCCGGCGCAGCTGTTCAGCGTTCTGTTCAATAAAGCGCTGGAGGCGGATGCCGATGGCGGCGGCTTGCTGAGCTACGGTTATTTCTCTGGTGAGAACATCACCGGGCTGGAGAAGGGACGGCCGCTGTTCGTCCGTTCGCCGGAGAGCAGGTTCACGCTGGGCAACTTTATGCGGACGCATTTGTTCTCCGCTTTTGGCGCGCTGAAGATCGGTATGGATATTCTGACCTTGAAGGAGCAGGTGTCCATCGACAGCATTCTGGCGCATGGCGGCTTGTTCAAGACGCCTGTTGTCGGACAGAGAATCGTAGCTGCTGCGATGAATGTTCCGGTCTCTGTGATGGCAACAGCCGGAGAAGGCGGCGCGTGGGGCATGGCGATTCTGGCTTCTTATATGAAGAACAGAGCGCAGCAGGAGCGTCTGGATGATTTCCTCGACCAGAAGGTCTTCAAGGATATCGAAGGCGAGACCATTCATCCGGTTGCGGCGGATGTGAAGGGCTTTGAATTGTTCATGGAACGCTACACGGCGGGTCTGGCGATTGAGCAGGCCGCTGTAGATCATCTCGTAGAGAACGGGGGGAATTAA
- a CDS encoding L-ribulose-5-phosphate 4-epimerase has translation MLEQLKEEVCEANLELPKHGLVKYTWGNVSAVDRASSLFVIKPSGVSYDKMKPSDMVVVDFDGNVVEGEMRPSSDTATHAVLYKHYAEIGGIVHTHSTWATIWAQAGLDVPVMGTTHADTFYGSVPCTRFLTQEEIDRGYEAETGHVIIETFEQRGLDVMAIPGVLLKGHAPFTWGKDAHAAVMNSVVLEEVSKMNHFARQLNTFAEELPQRILDKHYLRKHGKDAYYGQK, from the coding sequence ATGCTGGAGCAACTGAAGGAAGAGGTATGCGAGGCCAATCTGGAGCTGCCTAAGCACGGGCTGGTCAAATACACCTGGGGCAACGTGAGCGCGGTGGACCGGGCGAGCAGTCTGTTCGTCATCAAGCCGAGCGGAGTCAGCTATGACAAGATGAAGCCGAGCGATATGGTCGTTGTGGACTTCGATGGCAATGTGGTGGAGGGAGAGATGCGGCCTTCCTCGGATACAGCGACCCATGCTGTACTCTACAAGCATTATGCCGAGATCGGCGGCATCGTGCATACGCATTCTACGTGGGCAACCATCTGGGCTCAAGCCGGACTGGATGTTCCGGTTATGGGGACGACACATGCAGACACCTTCTATGGTTCTGTACCATGCACACGGTTCCTGACCCAGGAAGAGATTGACCGCGGGTATGAAGCAGAGACCGGGCATGTGATCATTGAGACTTTTGAACAGCGGGGGCTGGATGTGATGGCGATTCCCGGCGTTCTGCTGAAGGGCCATGCGCCGTTCACATGGGGCAAGGATGCCCACGCCGCTGTTATGAACAGTGTGGTGCTGGAGGAAGTGTCCAAGATGAACCATTTCGCCCGCCAGCTGAATACGTTCGCCGAGGAGCTGCCGCAGCGGATTCTGGACAAGCATTATCTGCGCAAGCACGGCAAGGACGCGTATTACGGACAGAAATAA
- the araA gene encoding L-arabinose isomerase: MSTVSNKQFWFVVGSQHLYGDEALGEVKAHAQEMTDALNNSGVLPYPLVLQDLAVSADKITSIMKEVNYRDEVAGVITWMHTFSPAKMWIRGTKLLQKPLLHLATQYNESIPWATIDMDFMNLNQAAHGDREYGFINARLKKQNKVVVGYWERPEVQKQIAEWMDVAVAYNESFNIKVARFGDNMRNVGVTEGDKVEAQIQFGWTVDYFGIGDLVAYVNEVKQEEIDALFAEYTKLYAVDYGKYSKEDWEASVKVQASYEIALKRFLDAGGYNAFTSNFEDLHGMKQLPGLAVQRLMAQGYGFAGEGDWKTAALDRLMKVMSHNLNTGFMEDYTYEMAAGQEAILQSHMLEVDPSLAASQPKIIVSPLGIGDREDPARLVFDGKAGEGVVVSMADFGTHYKLLINEVTAFEPTVPAPNLPVARVLWQVKPNFQDGVRAWIENGGGHHTVVSLNLTTDQIVTYAKLVGLEYVIIK, from the coding sequence ATGTCAACAGTAAGCAACAAGCAATTCTGGTTCGTCGTAGGATCGCAGCACCTGTACGGAGATGAAGCACTGGGTGAAGTGAAAGCTCATGCCCAGGAAATGACCGATGCGCTCAACAATAGCGGGGTGCTGCCTTATCCGCTGGTATTGCAGGATCTGGCCGTTAGCGCAGACAAAATCACTTCCATCATGAAAGAAGTGAACTACCGTGACGAGGTTGCCGGTGTAATTACCTGGATGCACACCTTCTCCCCGGCCAAAATGTGGATTCGCGGCACGAAGCTGCTGCAGAAGCCGCTGCTGCACCTGGCTACCCAGTACAATGAGAGCATTCCTTGGGCTACAATTGACATGGACTTCATGAACCTGAATCAGGCTGCCCATGGCGACCGTGAGTATGGCTTCATCAATGCACGTCTGAAGAAGCAGAATAAGGTCGTTGTAGGATACTGGGAACGCCCGGAAGTCCAGAAGCAGATTGCAGAATGGATGGACGTTGCCGTAGCTTATAACGAAAGCTTCAACATCAAGGTTGCCCGCTTCGGCGACAACATGCGCAACGTGGGCGTGACCGAAGGCGACAAGGTAGAAGCCCAGATCCAGTTCGGCTGGACCGTGGACTACTTCGGCATCGGCGATCTGGTAGCTTATGTGAACGAAGTGAAGCAGGAAGAGATCGATGCCCTGTTCGCAGAATATACCAAGCTGTATGCCGTTGATTATGGCAAATACAGTAAGGAAGATTGGGAAGCCAGCGTGAAGGTGCAGGCGAGCTACGAGATTGCCCTTAAGCGCTTCTTGGATGCAGGCGGCTACAATGCCTTCACCTCTAACTTCGAGGACCTGCACGGCATGAAGCAGCTTCCGGGTCTGGCTGTTCAGCGCCTGATGGCCCAAGGCTACGGCTTCGCCGGTGAAGGGGACTGGAAGACTGCGGCCCTGGACCGCCTGATGAAGGTGATGAGCCACAACCTGAATACCGGGTTCATGGAGGATTACACTTACGAAATGGCTGCCGGACAGGAAGCGATTCTCCAGTCCCACATGTTGGAGGTTGATCCGAGCCTGGCCGCAAGCCAGCCGAAGATCATTGTGTCCCCGCTGGGCATCGGCGACCGTGAAGACCCGGCCCGCCTTGTCTTCGACGGCAAGGCAGGCGAAGGCGTCGTGGTATCGATGGCCGACTTCGGCACCCACTACAAGCTGCTGATCAACGAAGTTACCGCCTTCGAGCCAACCGTTCCGGCTCCGAATCTGCCGGTAGCCCGCGTACTATGGCAGGTGAAGCCTAACTTCCAGGACGGAGTCAGAGCCTGGATCGAGAACGGCGGCGGACACCATACCGTCGTATCGCTCAACCTGACTACCGACCAGATCGTTACCTACGCCAAGCTGGTAGGTCTGGAGTATGTAATTATTAAGTAA
- a CDS encoding response regulator transcription factor: MYRVLIVDDQYFALLGLQQGVDWSALSVSDVCLAENVDQAIAILEQKPVDLLICDIEMPGKSGLELLAWVKQTAPGTLTIMLTCHADFEYAQRAIYHGAFHYLLKPVDYEELMKISHEALFEISKQKEQQQFETLIQEYRRQWEHQLPLLVERFWQDILSQRAAPVLESLTLPANTYNLDLQPGDRYFLALLGLEQWKENLSARDETIMEYALRNMADELLLSGLEGTVLQDQVGHNLAVIYVRGDMNAVRHTLEQNGRNFLDTCGRLLHCSLSIYISAGVPLSGIMSAYTDVTEREQRNLNRSRQVFGPEDQVYGRDLPLAPGPQAAPMHIFGEWATLLELGELEELERRVTLWFSGIEPGRWTSELHRQLIHGILFIVNTVLAKKGLSAHASAELKPLMDKENYPKQSASLQHWALECLRAVMRLLQTSNNVSSTTVTKIRQYIRSRLSEEITRDELAAYVYLNPAYLSRLFKKETGLSISDVIIQERLQKAKQLLEETELRITDIAEQVGYTSLGSFSNLFKRIVGTTPQQYRARNRK; the protein is encoded by the coding sequence ATGTACAGAGTTCTAATCGTTGACGACCAATACTTCGCCTTGCTCGGCCTCCAGCAGGGGGTGGATTGGAGCGCGCTTAGCGTGTCGGATGTCTGTCTGGCGGAGAACGTGGATCAGGCGATTGCTATTCTTGAGCAGAAGCCCGTAGATCTGCTGATCTGCGATATCGAAATGCCGGGCAAAAGCGGCCTGGAGCTGCTGGCCTGGGTGAAGCAAACCGCTCCCGGCACGTTGACGATTATGCTGACCTGCCATGCCGATTTCGAGTATGCCCAGCGCGCGATTTATCACGGTGCCTTCCATTATCTGCTCAAGCCGGTAGACTATGAGGAATTGATGAAGATCTCCCATGAGGCGCTATTCGAGATCAGCAAGCAGAAGGAGCAGCAGCAGTTCGAGACCCTGATCCAGGAGTACCGGAGACAGTGGGAGCATCAGCTTCCCCTGCTGGTGGAACGGTTCTGGCAGGATATTCTCAGCCAGCGGGCGGCGCCCGTGCTGGAATCGCTCACCCTTCCGGCGAACACCTACAATCTGGATTTGCAGCCCGGGGACCGCTACTTCCTTGCCTTGCTGGGGCTGGAGCAGTGGAAGGAGAATCTTAGCGCACGGGATGAGACGATTATGGAATATGCACTGCGCAACATGGCCGATGAGCTGCTGCTAAGCGGGCTGGAAGGCACTGTGCTGCAGGATCAAGTCGGCCATAATCTGGCGGTCATCTACGTGCGTGGTGATATGAACGCCGTCCGGCATACGCTGGAGCAGAATGGCCGCAACTTCCTGGATACCTGCGGGCGGCTGCTGCATTGCTCCCTGTCGATCTACATCAGCGCGGGTGTCCCTCTGTCCGGTATCATGAGCGCTTACACGGATGTCACGGAGCGGGAACAACGCAACCTGAATCGTTCTCGTCAGGTGTTCGGACCGGAGGATCAGGTGTATGGCCGAGATCTGCCGCTTGCGCCAGGGCCTCAGGCAGCGCCTATGCATATCTTCGGGGAGTGGGCGACCCTTCTGGAGCTTGGCGAGCTGGAGGAGCTGGAGCGCCGCGTGACGCTGTGGTTCTCGGGCATTGAGCCCGGCCGCTGGACAAGTGAGCTGCACCGTCAGCTTATCCACGGCATCCTGTTCATTGTAAACACCGTTCTAGCCAAAAAAGGCTTATCCGCACACGCCTCAGCCGAGCTGAAGCCCTTGATGGATAAGGAGAATTATCCGAAGCAGTCCGCTTCACTCCAGCATTGGGCGCTGGAATGCCTGCGAGCTGTAATGCGCTTATTGCAGACCAGCAATAACGTATCCTCGACCACGGTCACCAAGATCCGGCAGTATATCCGCTCCCGCCTGAGCGAAGAGATCACCCGCGACGAACTCGCGGCCTATGTCTACTTGAACCCGGCCTACTTGTCGCGGCTGTTCAAGAAGGAGACCGGGCTGTCGATCTCCGATGTGATTATTCAGGAGCGGCTGCAGAAGGCCAAGCAACTGCTTGAGGAGACCGAGCTGAGGATCACAGACATCGCAGAGCAGGTCGGATACACCAGCCTCGGCAGCTTCTCCAACCTGTTCAAGCGGATCGTCGGCACCACGCCGCAGCAATACCGTGCGCGGAATAGGAAGTGA
- a CDS encoding sensor histidine kinase, with protein sequence MKLSLRFKVSALVLLLVTPLFLFLSYTNLYSTNIVREKVAKSASDTLTLHLGTLDELLEQTSHYLLRTANENMLLELYSDSGPDSVNYYLSIRKLMDQWYSDVSYYTIIRSVFVYHQDRDELFLSSQREYYQEKEVIASGLSSRLKSPNLQGSLKWETVTLGDEPVLFKVLPDKSGRLLMGVLVSIDSLAQPLTQLESTGGSGQVGMIDNDGKLLWGQFASEDLALIRTQLGRPDRPVDAAIRLSNGNSYLLIDKPSQYSNLNVFFLLDEKSILDELPIFQRIIKVIPFAIILVMVILLALLSRLVFKPIQQLTSGMRILGKGQLEYRLKDGNSREFQIITMQFNQMAEQIGNLKIDVYEEQMKVQQAELKHLQAQINPHFFMNSLNIVFHLVELKQYALIKKMIGHLVSHFRFIMNTNDAWIPLRGELGHIQNYIEIQMVMYPNKLSYEVQLPQELESTLIPPLLIQPFVENAIKHGFINNSKPFNVGITVSEEAGESGNSCIAIQIRDSGPGFSEAQLDMLNHGVYERKPTDRHLGIWNVYRRMLMFYNNRARLTFHNAPDAGAVVEIRLPVQKEL encoded by the coding sequence GTGAAACTATCATTGCGATTCAAAGTGAGTGCCCTTGTCCTGCTGCTGGTCACGCCGCTGTTCCTCTTTCTCTCCTACACCAATCTCTATTCCACCAACATTGTCCGGGAGAAGGTTGCGAAGTCTGCTTCGGACACGTTGACCCTTCACTTAGGTACTCTCGATGAGCTGCTGGAGCAGACCAGCCATTATCTGCTGCGTACCGCCAATGAAAATATGCTGCTGGAGCTCTATTCGGATAGCGGTCCCGACAGCGTCAATTATTATCTGTCCATCCGTAAGCTGATGGACCAGTGGTACAGCGATGTCAGCTACTACACTATTATCCGCAGTGTCTTCGTCTACCATCAGGACCGGGACGAGTTATTCCTCAGCAGCCAGAGAGAATATTACCAGGAGAAGGAGGTCATTGCCTCCGGGCTGTCCTCGCGCCTGAAGTCGCCTAATCTCCAGGGTTCCCTGAAGTGGGAGACTGTGACCCTCGGCGACGAGCCGGTGCTATTCAAGGTGCTGCCGGACAAGAGCGGACGGCTTCTCATGGGGGTACTGGTCAGTATCGATTCCCTGGCCCAGCCGCTGACCCAGCTGGAGTCTACCGGAGGCAGCGGGCAGGTGGGCATGATCGACAATGACGGTAAATTGCTCTGGGGCCAGTTCGCCAGTGAAGATCTTGCGCTCATCCGCACCCAGCTGGGCCGCCCTGACCGTCCGGTGGATGCAGCGATCCGGCTGAGCAACGGCAATTCTTATCTGCTGATTGACAAGCCTTCGCAGTATTCCAATCTGAATGTCTTCTTCCTGCTTGACGAGAAATCGATTCTGGACGAGCTGCCGATCTTCCAGCGGATCATCAAGGTCATTCCCTTTGCCATTATCCTCGTGATGGTTATCCTGCTGGCTCTGCTCAGCAGACTGGTGTTCAAGCCTATCCAGCAATTGACCAGCGGGATGCGTATCCTTGGTAAGGGACAGCTGGAATACCGGCTGAAGGACGGCAACAGCAGGGAATTCCAGATCATTACAATGCAATTCAACCAGATGGCCGAGCAGATCGGCAATCTCAAGATTGATGTGTATGAGGAGCAGATGAAGGTGCAGCAGGCCGAGCTGAAGCATCTTCAGGCGCAGATCAATCCTCATTTTTTCATGAATTCCCTGAATATCGTCTTTCATCTGGTAGAGCTGAAGCAATATGCGCTGATCAAAAAGATGATCGGACATCTGGTCTCCCACTTCCGCTTCATTATGAATACCAATGACGCCTGGATTCCGCTGCGCGGCGAGCTGGGCCATATTCAGAATTATATCGAGATTCAGATGGTCATGTATCCGAATAAGCTGTCTTATGAGGTGCAGCTTCCGCAGGAGCTTGAGTCTACACTGATTCCGCCGCTGCTGATCCAGCCCTTCGTCGAGAATGCCATCAAGCATGGCTTCATCAACAATTCGAAGCCCTTCAACGTTGGCATAACCGTCAGTGAAGAAGCTGGGGAGAGCGGCAACTCCTGCATTGCCATTCAGATCCGCGATTCCGGGCCGGGCTTCTCCGAGGCTCAGCTCGACATGCTCAATCATGGCGTGTATGAGCGCAAGCCGACAGACCGCCATCTGGGAATATGGAACGTATACAGACGCATGCTGATGTTCTACAACAACCGGGCACGGCTTACCTTCCACAATGCTCCAGATGCAGGCGCGGTTGTGGAAATCAGACTACCCGTTCAAAAGGAGCTGTGA
- a CDS encoding ABC transporter substrate-binding protein, whose translation MRTTRSSGAVLAALTAVILGITGCGGGNSGASAPSKAESTAAATTAGTEGSTNPDTSTFRKLKVYTVGNFPQNDTKAVVDEINKYLKEKINAEIDFQGLPWSSWAEKMALAYQSGEQVDLTFAPNWADFANNVAKGAFLPLDDLLAKYGQGIKDTLDPRFLDGGTVDGKIYAIPTNKEIGESHTIMFRKDLVDKYGFDVNSIETLEDLEPWLQTIKEKEPAIAPIWLSGSGSDTLGYFDKTKESMKENFRYELVAGAPAGIVLDTKTDKMVISSMESDTAIYRMKLYGDWFSKGYINKDAATTKTSTEDAFKAGKTWMKFGSDKPDSDKEDSIATGIELVKLKGNEPEISTASVSNSMMAIGRTSIDPERTMMLLNLLHTDPVLVNLIDFGVEGRQYVKVEGKDNFIKLPDGIATRADTGWAPGIEWMFGNQTITYLWEGESADKWEKFKAYNESAHKVKSFGFNFNTDAVKTQVSVVSNIIKEFRPLLETGSLGVDKVLTEYNNKLKANGIEEIRAEVQKQYDAWKAKQS comes from the coding sequence ATGAGAACAACCAGAAGCTCGGGCGCGGTGCTTGCTGCCCTAACCGCCGTGATACTGGGCATTACCGGATGCGGCGGGGGCAATTCAGGTGCATCCGCCCCGTCCAAGGCAGAATCGACAGCAGCAGCTACAACAGCAGGCACGGAAGGCAGCACGAATCCTGATACCTCAACGTTCCGCAAGCTGAAAGTTTACACGGTCGGGAATTTCCCGCAAAATGATACCAAGGCGGTTGTAGACGAGATCAACAAGTATCTCAAAGAAAAAATCAACGCCGAGATTGACTTCCAGGGACTCCCTTGGTCCTCCTGGGCCGAGAAGATGGCACTGGCCTATCAATCCGGTGAACAGGTCGATCTGACCTTCGCCCCCAACTGGGCGGATTTCGCCAATAACGTAGCCAAAGGCGCATTTCTCCCGCTGGATGATCTGTTAGCCAAATATGGACAAGGCATCAAAGACACCCTTGATCCCCGCTTCCTTGACGGCGGAACCGTTGACGGCAAAATCTATGCGATTCCTACCAATAAGGAAATCGGCGAGAGCCATACCATTATGTTCCGCAAGGATCTGGTGGATAAATACGGATTCGATGTGAACTCAATTGAGACGCTGGAGGATCTGGAGCCATGGCTGCAGACGATCAAGGAGAAGGAACCGGCCATCGCGCCGATCTGGCTCTCCGGCAGCGGCTCGGATACCCTGGGCTACTTCGACAAGACCAAAGAGAGCATGAAGGAGAACTTCCGCTATGAGCTGGTGGCAGGTGCTCCTGCCGGAATCGTCCTGGATACCAAGACCGATAAGATGGTGATCAGCTCCATGGAGTCCGACACCGCGATCTACCGGATGAAGCTCTACGGCGACTGGTTCAGCAAAGGCTATATCAATAAAGATGCGGCAACGACCAAGACCAGTACTGAAGACGCTTTCAAGGCCGGCAAGACCTGGATGAAATTCGGTTCAGACAAACCGGACTCGGACAAGGAAGATTCCATCGCCACCGGCATTGAGCTGGTGAAGCTGAAGGGGAATGAACCCGAGATCAGCACAGCCAGTGTCAGCAACTCCATGATGGCCATCGGACGCACCTCGATTGATCCCGAGCGGACGATGATGCTGCTGAACCTGCTGCATACCGACCCGGTTCTGGTCAATCTGATTGACTTCGGCGTAGAGGGACGGCAGTATGTCAAGGTAGAAGGCAAGGACAACTTCATCAAGCTGCCTGACGGCATTGCTACCCGTGCCGATACCGGCTGGGCACCGGGAATTGAATGGATGTTCGGCAACCAGACCATCACCTATCTGTGGGAAGGTGAAAGTGCAGACAAGTGGGAGAAGTTCAAGGCTTATAACGAGAGTGCCCATAAGGTGAAGTCCTTCGGCTTCAACTTCAATACCGACGCTGTCAAAACACAGGTCTCTGTGGTCAGCAATATTATCAAGGAATTCCGCCCGCTGCTGGAAACGGGCAGCCTGGGAGTAGACAAGGTGCTGACGGAATACAATAATAAGCTGAAGGCTAACGGCATTGAAGAGATCCGCGCCGAGGTTCAGAAGCAATACGATGCCTGGAAGGCCAAACAATCCTAA
- a CDS encoding carbohydrate ABC transporter permease: protein MTTASRSNPYTKGSTTAQIILNVFFIAFSLACILPILLIVAISLTNEKALTLQGYKFWPDHIDASAYQYLFKHSETLVKAYGVSLTVTLIGTVLAVLLIALYAYPLYRKDFPFKKTFNFYLLITMLFSGGLVPFYLLYVNYLDLKDSLVALILPGLSNAFYIFITRTFFQQTIPEEMIESGKLDGASEWRIFFQLVLPISLPVLATIGLFTTLMYWNDWFNSMLFINDTNKFSLQYVMIQMIRQAEFFKTQLAGTGVALMVQESVPTESLRMAMVVLSIGPILFIYPFFQKYFTKGLTIGAIKG, encoded by the coding sequence ATGACTACTGCATCCCGAAGCAACCCTTATACCAAAGGCTCCACTACCGCCCAGATTATTCTGAATGTGTTCTTCATCGCCTTCAGCCTGGCGTGTATCCTGCCGATCCTGCTCATTGTCGCTATCTCCTTAACCAACGAGAAGGCCTTGACGCTGCAGGGTTACAAGTTCTGGCCCGATCATATCGACGCATCCGCGTACCAATATCTGTTCAAGCATTCGGAGACCCTGGTTAAGGCGTATGGCGTCAGCCTGACCGTTACCCTTATCGGGACTGTGCTGGCCGTGCTGCTGATTGCGCTGTATGCGTATCCGCTATACCGGAAGGATTTCCCTTTTAAAAAGACATTCAACTTCTACCTGCTGATCACCATGCTGTTCTCGGGAGGGCTTGTCCCCTTCTACCTGCTGTACGTGAACTATCTCGATCTGAAGGACTCGCTGGTTGCGCTGATTCTGCCCGGCTTGTCCAATGCCTTCTATATCTTCATCACCCGTACCTTCTTCCAGCAGACGATCCCGGAGGAGATGATTGAATCCGGCAAGCTCGATGGGGCCTCGGAGTGGCGGATCTTCTTCCAGCTGGTGCTGCCGATCTCCCTGCCTGTGCTGGCGACCATCGGACTGTTCACTACGCTGATGTACTGGAATGACTGGTTCAACTCCATGTTATTCATTAATGACACCAACAAGTTCTCGCTGCAGTACGTCATGATTCAGATGATCCGCCAGGCCGAGTTCTTCAAAACCCAGCTTGCCGGCACCGGTGTCGCCCTGATGGTACAGGAATCCGTTCCGACCGAAAGTCTGCGGATGGCCATGGTCGTGCTGTCGATTGGTCCGATTCTGTTCATCTATCCGTTCTTCCAGAAGTACTTCACCAAGGGCCTCACGATTGGGGCTATCAAAGGTTAA
- a CDS encoding ABC transporter permease — translation MANPAPQALNTKLATPSQGRFGRLLHNIVRYRVLLLMLLPTSIIFFINCYIPMFGLFIAFKNINYIDGIMGSPWAGLDNFRFLFATSDALRVTINTVGYNVVFIISGLILSVSLAIAINEVRNKLASKFFQTVMIMPNFLSMVVVSFIVYAFLHPEYGFLVKHILPMFGYSSVNAYMHPNAWPYILWITKMWHSIGIGSVIYLAAITGISEELYEAAVMDGASKWQQITKITLPLLTPIMVILTILNMGGIFRSDFGLFYHVTLDSGALRSTTDVIDTYVYRGLIQLNDLGMSSAANFYQSVVGFFLVIGANALARKLNRDTALF, via the coding sequence ATGGCAAATCCCGCACCACAAGCTTTGAACACCAAGCTAGCGACACCGTCCCAGGGCCGTTTCGGCCGTCTGCTGCACAATATCGTGCGATACCGGGTGCTGCTGCTGATGCTGCTGCCCACGTCGATTATCTTTTTCATCAACTGCTATATTCCGATGTTCGGATTATTCATTGCCTTCAAGAACATCAACTACATTGACGGCATTATGGGCAGTCCCTGGGCCGGGCTGGATAACTTCCGGTTCCTCTTCGCTACCTCTGACGCCCTGCGGGTGACGATCAACACCGTGGGGTACAATGTGGTCTTCATCATCTCAGGCCTCATTCTCTCCGTCTCACTGGCGATTGCGATCAATGAGGTGCGTAACAAGCTGGCTTCGAAGTTCTTCCAGACCGTGATGATTATGCCGAACTTCCTGTCCATGGTCGTGGTCAGCTTCATCGTCTATGCCTTCCTGCACCCGGAGTATGGCTTCCTGGTCAAGCATATTCTGCCGATGTTCGGCTACTCCTCGGTGAACGCTTATATGCATCCTAACGCATGGCCTTACATTCTGTGGATCACCAAAATGTGGCACTCCATCGGGATCGGCAGTGTCATCTACCTGGCGGCTATTACCGGGATCAGCGAGGAGCTGTATGAGGCTGCGGTGATGGACGGGGCCAGTAAATGGCAGCAGATCACCAAAATCACCCTGCCGCTGCTTACGCCGATCATGGTGATTCTCACGATTCTTAACATGGGCGGTATCTTCCGCTCTGACTTCGGGCTGTTCTACCATGTGACCCTAGACTCCGGTGCGCTGCGCTCGACTACAGACGTCATCGACACCTATGTCTACCGGGGCCTGATCCAGCTCAATGACCTGGGGATGTCCTCTGCGGCGAATTTCTATCAATCTGTTGTCGGCTTCTTCCTGGTCATCGGCGCGAACGCTCTGGCCCGTAAGCTGAACCGCGATACGGCTCTTTTCTAG